Proteins from a single region of Segatella copri:
- a CDS encoding type I restriction endonuclease subunit R: MADDKKFTEDAYEQTLIALFRDELGYAYECGYEVERDYKEPFYRADLVASMRRLNPELPADVMDEGIKQITNICIGTLEQNNEQFTLWMQNGLEVEFLQNGEERTALMRLIDFDHPERNLFKVVNQWRVEEYKNKRCDMVVMVNGLPLVVVELKSAISEDATVEDAYKQIKNYQQSIPSLFSYNAFNVISDMSETRAGTITAKLERYMEWKTVDGSYESTLFADYRTFFLGMFQQQRLLDILQNFICFDKNQGKYAKILTAYHQYYAVGKALQRTRTAVEGNGKIGVFWHTQGSGKSLSMVFYAHQLVQRLPEVTIVVVTDRKDLDNQLFGQFCRCQDFLRQEPQNAQSREDLGNLLRNRKSGGIIFTTIQKFEEGDSALSTRRNIIVMTDEAHRSQYGEEHWDNKSLTMKKGFSQKMREALPGASFIGFTGTPISDRDRDTEEVFGNYIDVYDMSQAVDDGATRPVYYESRVVNLNLDEDTMNLLNDEFDNLADEGATEEQIRQAKQEHSRLEVLLGEDATIDTLVRDIVKHYEENRAQELTGKAMIVALTRSIAIKIYRKMLELRPGWTEKVKVVMSGSNQDPEDWQPIIGNEAYKKELARKFKDNDDEMKIAIVRDMWLTGFDVPSLATMYVYKPMSGHNLMQAIARVNRVFPGKEGGLIVDYVGIAQALKSAMQQYTNRDRRRFGDPDIAKTALVKWKEEMEICRDQLHGFDYSGFFEQDNSKRALAITGGANFLSSPAMVQRKKNFMEHSNLLHNATTLCRSLLNEQQKAEVCYMDALRVMMLKLSQKGKISRHEINERIGELLRQSVKTDGVINLFGDHQIEFSLFDDAFIQEVKNMKERNLAVELLTKLMKEKIKQQKKTNVVQSDLFSDMLSQSLSNYLKGLLTNEEVIEELLKMAQQMKQAEAEGNDLGLSPEEKAFYDALSTPEGVRQAYSDEEFVALTRELTEVLHRNRTIDWNRKESARAKMRVMVKRLLKKYKYPPEGAEKALETVMRQCDHWADDEDNVV, translated from the coding sequence ATGGCAGACGACAAGAAATTCACCGAAGACGCATACGAGCAAACGCTCATTGCCCTGTTCCGCGACGAACTCGGCTATGCGTACGAATGTGGCTACGAGGTGGAGCGCGACTATAAGGAGCCTTTCTATCGTGCCGATTTGGTCGCCTCGATGCGACGGCTTAATCCTGAACTGCCAGCCGATGTAATGGATGAAGGAATCAAGCAAATCACCAACATCTGCATCGGTACTTTAGAACAGAACAACGAGCAGTTTACCCTCTGGATGCAAAACGGTCTGGAGGTGGAATTCCTGCAGAATGGCGAAGAACGAACAGCCCTGATGCGGCTCATCGACTTCGACCATCCCGAAAGAAACCTCTTCAAGGTGGTGAACCAGTGGCGAGTAGAAGAGTATAAGAACAAGCGCTGCGACATGGTGGTGATGGTCAACGGATTGCCCCTCGTGGTGGTGGAGCTGAAAAGCGCCATTTCCGAAGATGCAACCGTAGAAGATGCCTACAAGCAGATCAAGAACTATCAGCAGAGCATTCCAAGCCTCTTCAGCTACAACGCCTTCAACGTAATCAGCGACATGAGCGAGACCCGTGCCGGAACCATCACTGCCAAGCTAGAACGCTACATGGAATGGAAGACCGTGGACGGCTCATACGAGTCAACCCTCTTTGCCGACTATCGCACCTTCTTCCTCGGTATGTTCCAGCAGCAGCGACTGCTCGACATCCTGCAGAACTTCATCTGCTTCGACAAGAACCAGGGCAAATACGCCAAGATTCTTACCGCCTACCACCAGTACTACGCCGTGGGCAAAGCCCTGCAGCGCACCCGTACCGCAGTGGAAGGCAACGGAAAAATCGGCGTGTTCTGGCACACGCAGGGTTCGGGCAAGAGCCTCTCCATGGTGTTCTACGCCCACCAGCTGGTGCAACGGTTGCCCGAAGTAACCATCGTGGTAGTAACCGACCGCAAGGACCTCGACAACCAGCTCTTCGGTCAGTTCTGCCGCTGCCAGGACTTCCTTCGTCAGGAACCACAGAACGCCCAGAGCCGTGAAGACCTGGGCAATCTGCTGCGTAACCGAAAGAGTGGGGGAATCATCTTTACCACCATTCAGAAGTTTGAAGAAGGCGATTCGGCACTCTCCACCCGTCGCAACATCATCGTGATGACCGATGAGGCGCACCGCTCGCAATACGGCGAAGAGCACTGGGACAACAAGAGCCTGACGATGAAGAAGGGATTCAGCCAGAAGATGAGAGAAGCCCTGCCAGGTGCCTCATTTATTGGCTTCACCGGAACGCCTATCAGCGACCGCGACAGAGACACGGAGGAAGTGTTCGGCAACTACATCGACGTTTACGACATGAGTCAGGCGGTAGATGATGGAGCCACCCGTCCGGTTTATTACGAGAGCCGTGTGGTGAACCTGAACCTCGATGAAGACACGATGAACCTGTTGAACGATGAGTTCGACAACCTGGCCGATGAGGGAGCCACCGAGGAGCAAATCAGGCAGGCAAAGCAGGAGCACAGCCGACTGGAAGTACTCCTGGGTGAAGACGCCACCATCGACACGCTGGTAAGGGATATTGTGAAGCACTACGAGGAAAACCGTGCGCAGGAACTCACCGGCAAGGCAATGATTGTGGCACTGACCCGAAGCATCGCCATCAAAATCTACCGCAAGATGCTGGAACTTCGCCCCGGGTGGACGGAGAAGGTAAAGGTAGTGATGAGCGGTTCGAACCAGGACCCCGAAGACTGGCAGCCGATTATCGGCAACGAAGCCTACAAGAAGGAACTGGCAAGAAAATTCAAGGACAACGACGATGAGATGAAAATCGCCATCGTAAGAGATATGTGGCTCACGGGTTTCGATGTTCCGTCGCTCGCCACCATGTACGTATATAAACCGATGAGCGGTCATAATCTGATGCAGGCAATAGCCCGTGTGAACCGTGTGTTCCCGGGCAAGGAAGGCGGACTGATAGTGGATTACGTAGGCATTGCGCAGGCGCTGAAGAGTGCCATGCAGCAGTACACCAACCGTGATCGCCGCCGCTTTGGAGACCCCGACATCGCCAAGACCGCCCTGGTGAAATGGAAAGAAGAGATGGAAATCTGCCGAGACCAGCTTCATGGTTTCGACTATTCCGGCTTCTTCGAACAGGACAACTCGAAGCGAGCCCTCGCCATTACGGGCGGAGCCAACTTCCTGAGTTCTCCAGCCATGGTTCAGCGCAAGAAGAACTTTATGGAGCACAGCAATCTGCTTCACAATGCCACCACGCTCTGCCGTTCGCTCCTGAATGAGCAGCAGAAGGCAGAGGTGTGCTACATGGATGCGCTGCGCGTGATGATGCTCAAACTCTCGCAGAAGGGCAAGATCAGCCGCCATGAAATCAACGAGCGCATCGGTGAGCTGCTCCGTCAGAGTGTGAAGACCGACGGAGTAATCAATCTCTTCGGCGACCACCAGATAGAGTTCTCGCTCTTCGACGACGCCTTCATCCAGGAGGTGAAGAACATGAAGGAGCGCAACCTGGCTGTGGAACTGCTCACCAAACTGATGAAAGAAAAAATCAAGCAGCAGAAGAAGACCAACGTGGTTCAGAGCGACCTCTTCTCCGACATGCTCAGCCAGAGTCTCTCCAACTATCTGAAGGGCTTGCTCACCAACGAGGAAGTGATAGAGGAACTGTTGAAGATGGCTCAGCAGATGAAGCAGGCAGAAGCAGAGGGCAACGACCTGGGACTTTCGCCCGAGGAGAAGGCATTCTATGATGCGCTCTCCACGCCCGAAGGAGTGCGGCAGGCTTACTCCGACGAGGAGTTTGTGGCGCTGACCCGGGAACTGACAGAAGTCTTGCACCGCAACCGCACCATCGACTGGAACCGGAAGGAATCGGCGAGGGCGAAAATGCGAGTGATGGTGAAGCGACTGCTCAAGAAGTATAAGTATCCACCAGAGGGTGCAGAAAAGGCGCTGGAAACCGTGATGCGCCAATGCGACCACTGGGCGGATGATGAAGATAACGTAGTATAA
- a CDS encoding type IV toxin-antitoxin system AbiEi family antitoxin domain-containing protein, producing the protein MDNIVCKVEALGGTISTTDIPHMAEYKRLLRAKERGDLIKLRQGIYAVPEALLNTMIDVERIVPKGVVCLYNAWAYHQLSTTVPPAFCIAIANKRKVEIPETLPIELYYWKKENLEFGIMEAEISGFHVRITDLERSVCDAVKYRNKLGLDVCAEVIRSYLRKPNRNLTRLQDYAQRLRVFNTLKNYLEIAIE; encoded by the coding sequence ATGGACAATATAGTTTGTAAAGTGGAAGCACTAGGAGGCACAATCTCTACTACTGATATTCCTCATATGGCAGAGTATAAGCGATTGTTGAGAGCTAAGGAACGTGGCGACTTGATCAAGTTGCGCCAGGGCATTTATGCTGTTCCGGAAGCCCTGCTGAATACAATGATAGATGTGGAGCGGATTGTACCTAAAGGTGTTGTGTGTCTATACAATGCCTGGGCTTATCATCAGCTTTCGACAACTGTTCCACCAGCTTTTTGCATTGCCATCGCCAATAAACGGAAAGTAGAGATTCCTGAAACGCTTCCGATAGAATTGTATTATTGGAAGAAGGAGAATCTGGAGTTTGGCATTATGGAAGCAGAAATATCCGGTTTTCATGTTCGCATAACCGACTTGGAGCGAAGTGTTTGTGATGCAGTGAAATACAGAAACAAATTGGGGCTGGATGTTTGTGCGGAAGTAATTCGTTCTTATTTGAGAAAGCCCAATCGCAATCTTACTCGTTTGCAGGATTACGCCCAACGCCTCAGAGTGTTTAATACATTGAAAAATTATCTTGAAATAGCAATAGAATAA
- a CDS encoding nucleotidyl transferase AbiEii/AbiGii toxin family protein: MGKKNYGKSVKTRLLNLMNETGYKYMYLLARYFNERLLYRVSVSQYKDNFLLKGGSLLYAMNGLEARPTVDVDFMADRISRDRDFLAHVFQEILGIVCDEDGVSFDVDSIKLEPITVEKKYPGTRFYFTAHMDTISYNMSVDIGFGDVVTPYPTTIDFPLLLPDIPSVNIQAYSLETVVAEKFHTMIDRDVLNSRMKDFFDCYQLLTKRDLSDDTLYDAIKATFDNRGLTYNPELQLFTESFATDAARIVRWKAFLKKIQWKETLDFKTVMEVIKERLQPMAERYWGK; the protein is encoded by the coding sequence ATGGGAAAGAAAAACTACGGTAAGTCTGTTAAGACCCGCTTGCTCAATCTGATGAATGAGACAGGCTATAAATATATGTATCTCTTGGCAAGATATTTCAACGAGAGGTTGCTTTACAGAGTATCTGTAAGCCAATATAAGGACAATTTTTTGCTGAAAGGTGGCTCTTTGCTTTATGCTATGAACGGACTTGAGGCACGTCCTACAGTAGATGTTGATTTCATGGCAGATAGAATTAGCCGTGATAGGGATTTCCTTGCGCACGTGTTCCAGGAAATTTTGGGCATTGTATGCGATGAGGATGGAGTATCGTTTGATGTTGACAGCATCAAGTTAGAACCTATCACCGTCGAAAAGAAATATCCTGGCACCCGATTCTATTTTACTGCCCACATGGATACCATTTCTTATAACATGTCTGTTGACATTGGCTTTGGTGATGTTGTAACTCCATATCCAACAACTATTGACTTCCCATTGCTTTTGCCTGACATTCCATCTGTGAACATACAGGCATATTCCTTGGAGACTGTTGTTGCCGAGAAATTCCATACGATGATAGACCGAGATGTGCTCAACAGTCGCATGAAAGATTTCTTCGACTGTTACCAACTCCTGACAAAGAGAGACTTGTCTGATGACACATTATATGATGCGATTAAGGCGACTTTCGATAATAGAGGGCTTACATACAATCCCGAATTGCAGTTGTTTACAGAAAGTTTTGCGACAGACGCAGCACGTATAGTTCGCTGGAAAGCATTTCTGAAAAAGATTCAATGGAAAGAAACTCTTGATTTCAAGACTGTTATGGAAGTAATAAAGGAAAGGTTGCAGCCTATGGCAGAAAGATATTGGGGAAAGTAG
- a CDS encoding Rpn family recombination-promoting nuclease/putative transposase, producing the protein MGRYINPFTDWGFKRLFGQEFSKDLLINFLNDLFEGEFQIKDVTFKDKEQLGDTNDLRGCIFDIYCVTDDDKHFIVEMQNRWVPFFVNRSIYYASKAFVAQRKKFDEAGVRTAILYQFVPVYVVCIMNFMPKEHEVTKFRTDVALREKSSDSMFSDKLRFIYLSLPFFDKSEEECETGFEKWIYVLKYMEVLERLPFTAQKKIFNHLAKLADVRCLSSEEQEKYDESIKAVDDYYSGLYGSYIEGEEKGIAKGRVEVARNLLAMGMSWSQIMQATGLTEEELKQLH; encoded by the coding sequence ATGGGTAGATACATCAACCCCTTTACCGACTGGGGCTTCAAGCGTCTCTTCGGTCAAGAGTTCAGCAAGGACTTGCTGATTAATTTTTTGAACGACTTGTTTGAAGGCGAGTTTCAAATCAAGGACGTAACATTCAAGGATAAGGAACAGCTTGGAGATACTAATGATCTCCGTGGCTGCATCTTTGACATCTATTGTGTTACCGACGATGACAAGCATTTCATCGTTGAGATGCAGAACAGATGGGTACCTTTCTTTGTGAATCGTTCCATCTATTATGCTAGTAAGGCTTTTGTTGCCCAACGCAAGAAATTTGATGAAGCTGGTGTCCGCACAGCTATTTTATACCAGTTTGTACCGGTTTATGTGGTTTGCATCATGAATTTTATGCCAAAGGAGCATGAGGTGACAAAGTTTAGGACAGACGTTGCTTTGAGGGAGAAGTCTAGTGACTCGATGTTTTCTGATAAGCTTCGTTTCATCTATCTTTCTCTTCCTTTCTTTGATAAGAGTGAGGAAGAATGCGAGACAGGTTTTGAAAAATGGATTTATGTTTTGAAGTATATGGAAGTATTGGAAAGATTGCCTTTTACGGCACAGAAGAAGATATTCAATCATCTTGCTAAATTGGCGGATGTTCGTTGCTTGAGTAGTGAGGAGCAGGAAAAATACGATGAAAGTATTAAGGCTGTTGATGATTACTACTCTGGCCTTTATGGCTCGTATATTGAAGGCGAGGAAAAGGGAATAGCTAAGGGTAGAGTGGAAGTAGCCCGTAACTTGTTGGCAATGGGGATGTCTTGGTCACAAATCATGCAGGCTACCGGATTGACAGAAGAAGAATTGAAACAGCTTCATTAA
- a CDS encoding DUF3127 domain-containing protein, producing the protein MYTQIMRVVQQGETFAVQSQKSENGQMMKCNIVLQEMGGKYENQYAAAMLGNMAQCKYAPGELVAVTLRFTTHEHNGQVYQDILVTDIEKVKG; encoded by the coding sequence ATGTATACTCAGATTATGAGAGTGGTGCAGCAGGGCGAGACCTTCGCTGTGCAGAGTCAGAAAAGTGAGAACGGACAGATGATGAAATGTAACATCGTTCTCCAGGAGATGGGCGGCAAGTATGAGAACCAGTATGCTGCGGCAATGTTGGGTAATATGGCCCAGTGTAAGTATGCTCCGGGCGAGCTGGTGGCTGTTACGCTTCGCTTTACTACCCATGAGCACAATGGTCAGGTTTATCAGGATATTCTGGTTACGGACATAGAAAAGGTAAAAGGGTAA